The proteins below are encoded in one region of Coffea arabica cultivar ET-39 chromosome 4c, Coffea Arabica ET-39 HiFi, whole genome shotgun sequence:
- the LOC113738721 gene encoding uncharacterized protein: MYPSSTNCTHNPIPFSWESVEHRPLFHSDINPNSKFEDPLLTSLFHFASPCIYEDAVNEFPWQQLDDTYLYQQQLSTAENSLAEIVNHMADPNSDPVHGLKQDWNKNGESTGEKVTRKRLSNKDRHSKINTAHGPRDRRMRLSLPVARKFFDLQDVLGFDKASKTVDWLLRQSSSAIEEIMRGLPRMRHSRSVGANTSVSSTSEGEVVSGIEDSIRDTTHDNQQANISVKMKAKSSSKKEKKAKLVRRTALHRLARESRKVARERARKRTIEKRKLGESRLCFAARDRESWGSFETDEGSGTPAQKIHPSIEGLTEVEELNPHERRLLETREYAAGEILLTTGNWNPSTIPVYQQNTEISNEHQFSDFQFCGKVWEAYDMSLGG, from the exons ATGTATCCTTCCAGTACCAATTGTACTCATAATCCTATACCCTTCTCTTGGGAAAGTGTTGAACATAGGCCTTTATTTCATAGTGACATCAACCCGAATTCCAAATTTGAAGACCCTCTCCTAACTTCCTTGTTCCACTTTGCTTCTCCATGCATTTATGAGGATGCTGTCAATGAATTCCCATGGCAACAACTAGATGACACTTATCTCTATCAGCAACAGTTGAGTACAGCTGAGAACAGCTTAGCTGAGATTGTTAATCACATGGCTGATCCAAATTCAGATCCTGTACATGGACTAAAACAAGACTGGAACAAAAATGGTGAGAGCACAGGTGAGAAGGTTACAAGGAAGAGATTGTCAAATAAAGATAGGCACAGCAAGATCAATACTGCTCATGGTCCAAGGGACAGAAGAATGAGACTGTCCCTACCAGTTGCTCGGAAGTTTTTCGATTTGCAAGATGTTTTGGGGTTTGATAAGGCTAGTAAAACTGTGGACTGGTTGCTGAGACAGTCAAGTTCAGCAATCGAAGAGATTATGAGAGGCCTGCCACGGATGAGGCACAGCCGTAGTGTTGGTGCAAACACTAGTGTATCCTCTACTTCTGAGGGTGAAGTGGTATCTGGAATCGAAGATTCAATTCGAGATACCACTCATGACAACCAGCAGGCAAATATCAGTGTAAAGATGAAAGCTAAATCCTCttccaagaaagaaaagaaggctAAACTAGTTCGTCGAACTGCACTACATCGTCTTGCAAGGGAGTCAAGGAAAGTAGCAAGGGAAAGGGCAAGGAAGAGAacaatagaaaaaagaaaacttggCGAATCAAGGTTATGTTTTGCAGCAAGGGATAGGGAATCTTGGGGTTCTTTTGAAACGGATGAAGGATCAGGCACCCCAGCTCAGAAAATACATCCTTCCATTGAAGGACTGACTGAAGTGGAAGAACTTAACCCTCATGAGAGAAGGCTTCTGGAGACTAGAGAATACGCGGCTGGTGAGATTTTGCTAACCACAGGCAATTGGAACCCATCAACTATCCCCGTCTATCAGCAAAATACTGAAATTTCCAATGAG CATCAGTTCTCTGACTTTCAGTTTTGTGGCAAAGTATGGGAGGCCTACGACATGAGTCTAGGTGGATGA